One part of the Coffea eugenioides isolate CCC68of unplaced genomic scaffold, Ceug_1.0 ScVebR1_78;HRSCAF=398, whole genome shotgun sequence genome encodes these proteins:
- the LOC113758931 gene encoding uncharacterized protein LOC113758931, whose protein sequence is MGIFSWFKGTKNDTNSKPATQKSEPVKTQSASEVPGMNGAVEVRRPGPPPADITVFEFGSVAASADKVTLAGFCPVSDELEPCCWEILPAQGSDAPQFRVVF, encoded by the coding sequence ATGGGTATTTTTTCATGGTTCAAGGGAACCAAAAACGATACCAACTCCAAACCCGCGACCCAAAAATCCGAACCGGTGAAAACCCAATCCGCTTCTGAAGTTCCAGGCATGAACGGAGCAGTGGAGGTCCGACGGCCAGGCCCACCACCAGCTGATATCACCGTTTTCGAATTCGGTTCCGTTGCCGCTTCTGCCGATAAGGTCACCCTCGCCGGCTTCTGCCCTGTTTCCGACGAGCTCGAACCTTGCTGCTGGGAGATTCTGCCGGCTCAAGGCTCCGACGCCCCTCAATTTCGCGTAGTCTTTTGA